Proteins encoded in a region of the Frondihabitans sp. 762G35 genome:
- a CDS encoding VOC family protein → MTESTGYAHVAITVSDHAVSLPFYEKVLQSGPVGEIVTDDFDRKIFPVGGGSILGVTQYREKSSGSFDPLVPGLDHIGFGVETAEEVVAIQERLAGVGIDSDLTDAPFGTALMLKDPDGTQIEFFSAQKR, encoded by the coding sequence ATGACCGAGTCCACCGGCTACGCCCACGTCGCCATCACCGTGTCCGACCACGCGGTGAGCCTTCCGTTCTACGAGAAGGTCCTCCAGAGCGGCCCCGTCGGCGAGATCGTCACCGACGACTTCGACCGCAAGATCTTCCCCGTCGGAGGCGGCAGCATCCTCGGCGTGACGCAGTACCGCGAGAAGTCCTCCGGCTCGTTCGATCCGCTGGTTCCGGGCCTCGACCACATCGGCTTCGGCGTCGAGACGGCGGAGGAGGTCGTCGCCATCCAGGAGCGCCTCGCCGGGGTCGGGATCGACTCCGACCTCACCGATGCCCCCTTCGGCACGGCCCTGATGCTCAAGGACCCCGACGGGACGCAGATCGAGTTCTTCTCGGCTCAGAAGCGCTGA
- a CDS encoding pyruvate dehydrogenase, producing the protein MAQTVADQLIAQLVEAGVRRIYGIVGDSLNPVVDAVRRTGGSAKGGIDWIHVRHEESAAFMASADAQLTGELAVCAGSCGPGNLHLINGLYDAHRSGGPVLAIASHIPANQIGSSYFQETHPDRLFVECSGYTEMISTAEQAPRVTASAIRHTLAGDGVSVITLPGDVAEFPATASAPAYTAPARATLVPDRGDLQRLADALNDAKTVAIFAGAGTIGAHDLLMDLAETLKAPVGHSMRGKDIVQYDNPYDVGMTGLLGYGAAHAGIHDADVLLLLGTDFPYEQFLPDGEKVTIAQVDANAAHIGRRADVHVPVHGDVGATIHALLPLLKAKKSRRFLDAMLKKHDKLMNGVVGSYTKDATKIRPIHPEYAASLLDELAADDAVFTADTGMSNVWSARYLTPNGRRRIIGSYLHGSMANALPQAIGAAFAYPGRQIVSMSGDGGLSMLLGELVTVAAYRIPVKIVVFNNSTLGLVKVEMLVAGFPDFGVDVPATDYAAVARALGIHAVHVDDPADLRDAFEAVLEHDGPALLDIATDPRALSLPPTITGAQVKGFALAMSKVVMNGGAGEAVAMARSNLRNVPRP; encoded by the coding sequence ATGGCTCAGACCGTCGCCGATCAGCTCATCGCCCAACTCGTCGAGGCGGGAGTGCGACGCATCTACGGGATCGTGGGGGACAGCCTCAACCCGGTCGTGGACGCCGTGCGAAGGACGGGCGGATCCGCGAAGGGCGGCATCGACTGGATCCACGTGCGGCACGAGGAATCCGCGGCGTTCATGGCATCGGCCGATGCGCAGCTCACCGGCGAGCTGGCGGTGTGCGCGGGCTCCTGCGGTCCGGGCAATCTCCACCTGATCAACGGCCTCTACGACGCGCACCGGTCGGGCGGCCCGGTCCTCGCGATCGCGAGTCACATCCCCGCGAACCAGATCGGCTCCTCCTACTTCCAGGAGACGCACCCCGACCGGCTCTTCGTCGAGTGCTCCGGGTACACCGAGATGATCTCGACCGCCGAGCAGGCCCCGCGAGTGACCGCGAGCGCCATCCGACACACCCTGGCCGGCGACGGAGTCAGCGTCATCACGCTGCCCGGCGACGTGGCGGAGTTCCCTGCGACGGCCTCGGCACCCGCGTACACGGCTCCCGCCCGCGCCACCCTCGTCCCCGACCGGGGTGACCTCCAGCGCCTCGCGGACGCCCTCAACGACGCGAAGACCGTGGCGATCTTCGCAGGAGCCGGGACCATCGGCGCGCACGACCTCCTGATGGACCTCGCGGAGACGCTGAAGGCGCCGGTGGGGCATTCGATGCGCGGCAAGGACATCGTCCAGTACGACAACCCCTACGACGTCGGGATGACGGGGCTCCTCGGCTACGGCGCCGCGCACGCGGGCATCCACGACGCGGACGTCCTCCTGCTGCTCGGGACGGATTTCCCCTACGAGCAGTTCCTCCCGGACGGCGAGAAGGTGACGATCGCGCAGGTGGACGCGAACGCCGCGCACATCGGCCGACGCGCCGACGTGCACGTCCCCGTGCACGGCGACGTGGGAGCGACGATCCACGCGCTCCTGCCGCTGCTGAAAGCCAAGAAGAGCCGCCGCTTCCTCGACGCGATGCTGAAGAAGCACGACAAGCTCATGAACGGCGTCGTCGGCTCGTACACGAAGGACGCCACGAAGATCCGCCCCATCCACCCCGAGTACGCGGCTTCGCTCCTCGACGAGCTGGCGGCCGACGACGCGGTGTTCACCGCGGACACGGGCATGTCGAACGTCTGGAGCGCCCGCTACCTGACGCCGAACGGTCGCCGCCGCATCATCGGCTCCTACCTCCACGGGTCGATGGCGAACGCGCTGCCCCAGGCCATCGGCGCGGCGTTCGCGTACCCCGGTCGGCAGATCGTGTCGATGTCCGGCGACGGCGGCCTGTCGATGCTCCTCGGCGAGCTCGTGACCGTCGCGGCGTACCGGATCCCGGTGAAGATCGTCGTGTTCAACAACTCGACCCTCGGCCTCGTCAAGGTGGAGATGCTCGTCGCGGGCTTCCCGGACTTCGGCGTCGACGTCCCCGCGACCGACTACGCCGCCGTCGCCCGCGCTCTCGGCATCCACGCCGTGCACGTGGACGACCCCGCGGATCTCCGCGACGCGTTCGAGGCCGTGCTCGAACACGACGGCCCGGCGCTGCTCGACATCGCCACCGACCCGCGGGCACTCTCGCTCCCCCCGACGATCACGGGCGCGCAGGTCAAGGGCTTCGCGCTCGCGATGTCCAAGGTGGTCATGAACGGCGGTGCCGGCGAGGCCGTCGCGATGGCCCGGTCGAACCTCCGCAACGTGCCCCGCCCGTAG
- a CDS encoding mycoredoxin produces the protein MTTTTPAQYVPEAGTITMFSTGWCGYCARLKQQLTKDGIAFTDVNIEEVPGTAEIVESVNGGNQTVPTVIFPDGSSATNPSLAEVKSRL, from the coding sequence ATGACGACGACCACCCCCGCCCAGTACGTTCCCGAGGCCGGCACCATCACGATGTTCTCGACCGGCTGGTGCGGCTACTGCGCCCGCCTGAAGCAGCAGCTCACGAAAGACGGCATCGCGTTCACCGACGTCAACATCGAAGAGGTCCCCGGCACCGCCGAGATCGTGGAGAGCGTCAACGGCGGCAACCAGACGGTCCCGACCGTGATCTTCCCCGACGGCTCGTCCGCGACGAACCCGTCGCTGGCCGAGGTCAAGTCCCGCCTGTAG